The Nerophis lumbriciformis linkage group LG27, RoL_Nlum_v2.1, whole genome shotgun sequence genome contains the following window.
CATCATCGGCGACAAGCGACCCGCAGCTGTAGTCAAAGATGAATCCCGAGTAGTAAGTGTTTTTTCTTTCAAGTCGATGATTATGAGCGAGCTGTCAGGCTAGCTGTGAAGctaagctagcgttagctgtgTCCAAAATAAACGCTTTGTCTTGGAGTTAGCCCGCAAAGTCATGGAATGACATTCATGTTTTTCACTAGTCTGTGTGGCTCGACAACCTTTTCTCTTTTTACATCCAcactttgttgtttaaatgtcgtTAGCTAGTTAGCTGACTTACCCGAGCTGGTTAGCATCTGTAGCTAACAGGCGCTGGTTAGCATTCCTCGCTAACAGGAACTGGTTAGCATCTCTAGCTAACCGGCTAGGTGACAAACAAGACACTAGTAAGCTAAAGATGACTCCTAATGCTTACTTTGAGCAATATAATACAAAGTCATTGAGGCGAACACAGCTATAAAGGCGGCGACAATGTGGGCGGAAGTCAGGCCTTGCTAACCGGAAGTTGCTACATCTTGTCTGGACGTCAAAGCCGAAGAAAGTTAGTCATCACATTCTTGTAAACAATCCTCATGTTTATTTGTCAAAGGCCAGTTCGCCTCCAGACAACATGGTTACTCTGTTTCAATACTGACATTAATGTCAAccagttattcacatgtgaatattataaatacagtctattatacagcgttattcacgtgttaataatatagtctattatacagcattattcacgtgtgaataatatagtctattaaacagcattattcacgtgtgaataacataaatacaatctattatacagcattattcacgtgtgaataatataaatacagtctattatacagcattattcacatgtgaataatataaatacagtctattatacagcgttattcacgtgtgaataatataaatacagtctattataaagcattattcacatgtgaataatataaatacagtctattatacagcgttattcacgtgtgagtaatataaatactgtctattatacagcgttattcacatgtgagtaatataaatacagtctattatacagcattattcacatgtgaataatagacttagacttcctttttattgtcattcaaatttgaactttacagcacagataagaacaacatttcgttacataagctcatggtagtgcaggataaaaaagcaataaggtgcatatataaataaataaatatatataaatatatataaaaaataaataaatatatataaataaattactgtacagataaatatattgcactttttcacatgcgtccacgtttatggatgtatgttatattgtctttttttattccagcgagttaatccattttggggggagttgaggggctaATTTatctatgatgcgttcaagagtcttacggcctgagggaagaagctgttacagaacctggaggttctgcttcggaggctgcggaacctctttctagagtccagcagtgtatataaatacagtctattatacagcgttattcacatgtgagtaatataaatacaatctattatacagcattattcacgtgtgaataatataaatacagtctgttatacagcgttattcacgtgtgagtaatataaatccagtctattatacagcgttattcacgtgtgagtaatataaatacaatctattatacagcattattcacgtgtgaataaaataaatacagtctattatacagcattattcacatgtgaataatataaatacagtctattatacagcattattcacatgtgaataatataaatacagtctattatacagcattattcacatgtgaataatataaatacagtctattatacagcgttattcaagtgtgagtaatataaatacaatctattatacagcattattcacgtgtgaataatataaatacagtctattatacggcgttattcacgtgtgagtaatataaatacagtctattatacagcattattcacgtgtgaataatataaatacagtctattatacacgtgtgaataatataaatacagtctattatacagcattattcacatgtgaataatataaatacagtctattatacagcattattcacatgtgaataaatagtctattatacagcattattcacatgtgaataacataaatacagtctattatacagcgttattcacgtgtgagtaatataaatacggtattatacagcattattcacatgtgaataatataaatacagtctattatacagcattattcacgtgtgagtaatataaatacggtattatacagcattattcacatgtgaataatatagtcttattatacagcattattcaggtgtgaataatataaatacagtctattatacatttaagtacagtcaaaaaggaacatatgcattatacagtctgatggctgtcggaatGAAGGACTTCCTTCATAGTAGGGTTgttacattttggtacttttctatacttttcaaaataaaggggaccacaaaaaattcatTGGCTTTATTATAAAAGAACATCTTATGATACATGACACATGAGTTTCTTATTGTAATCAAAGAAGAATGCTGTCATGAAATGAGAGTAAGtaaagtagtaagtaaacaaacaaagactcctaattagtctgcttaccagttttggctgatactacaaatttggatccaataccaagtcgttacaggatcatacattggtcataattaaagtgtccagggacatattttctgacttcataaacaatttaaaaaaaagagaaaatgttttatgataataataaatatcaatgtaatcattgttGTATCGACAATATACGTTATGGTTGATGTTTGTATAGATCCACTCATTAGTTTACGTTCAGtaccgctagcttgctgttagcggttagctattgtatcctcctacataaGGGGTCTCAAATTCATTTtcgttgagggccacatcacaggaatggctgctttcagagggaggctttttttaaattaatttacattatgcatgtgggtaataacctgtgattaatcatgattaattgaaatgcatttgattattagatttttattatgcataacttgctttaaaatcacaaataaagttgacaagcagatatttaactatttgtttttatctcacaaaaataattttgcaatacagtatgtacagtatggttgtttttttgtcaaaattgaaagaacgaatgtaattagtaaaaaaaatatatattttattgaaacccatttttcccAGGCCTTCacgggccacatagaatgatgtggcgggccagaactgaCCCCCGGGccgtgagtttgacacatgtcttacggtgtgtagtgaagcatgttaagctattcctcgtcctgcagtgataatactacttgtaagaaacatactttatttgtcgccatggagacaaggattagtgatttagaagtaccgtattttccgcactataagccgcacctaaaaaccacaaattttcacaaaagctgacagtgcggcttataacccggtgcgccttatatatggattaatataaatatttattttcataaagtttcggtctcgcaactacggtaaacagccgccatcttttttccccgtagaagaggaagcgcttcttcttctatggtaagcaactgccaaggtaagcacccgcccccgtagaagaggaagcgcttcttcttctacggtaagcaaccacccgcccccgtagaagaagaagcgcgcgggtattacgtttcatttcctttgtgtgtttacatctgtaaagaccacaaaatggctcctactaagcgacacgcgtataacgcagaatttaaacttaaggcaataagtcatgccgaagaacacggaaatagagcagcagcaagagaatataacataaatgaatcaatggtgcgtaggtggaggaagcaacaagatgacctgcgccaggtaaagaagacaaaacagagtttccgagggaacaaagcaagatggcaactgttggaggacaaactggaacagtgggttgttgagcagagagcagcaagcagaagtgtcagcaccatcactattcgaatgaaggcaacagcgacactgactccgatgacttcgacgagacggagccggccattttggatcccgtattcgcccaactttttaattcggacaccgaaggagaaaaattcgagggatttatgaatgaagaataacttcagaaagtgagcgttatgtttattttgtgtgttgtgacattaacgttcgagcaacattaagttattgattgctattgctctgcactattttgaattttactatgtttgtgattgcacatttgcacattaccgtacattttgggagtgaacagagttgttagaacgctggtttttaatatattattaaagtttgactgacctatctgactgtttttttgacattccctttagcgcagttagatgcggcttacaacacggggcggcttataggtggacaaagttttgaaatatgccgttcattgaaggcgcggcttataacccagggcgccttatggtgcggaaaatacggtagctaaattACTGTGGAGGGGCGTTAGCCACtcgctagctatgttttaaagcaccgcttGCGGGGCTTCAGTGTTTATGGTTAGTTTTGGAACAAAATACGTCCGTTCTCCACCACCTGTTTCcgcttgtaagtgctctgtgtgtgtgttgactcacattCACCTGGGCTcatattaccagcaatgtcaccacggtgTGCCATCATGTCCATGGAAGGGGACAAAAAGTAGAGGTATTTTTTCAAAGGCAGCTTATGTAATGAATTAGTAGCGCGATGATTTACTAGTACTGGTGTGGCGTACTTGCCTACATTCAAGGAAGAGCTGTCAGTCAGACttttctcctcttcttcctcagTGATTATTTATTCAAGCTGCTGCTGATTGGAGATTCTGGTGTTGGCAAGTCCTGTCTCCTCCTTCGCTTTGCAGTAAGTTGTTGCTCAGTTTGGGCAGCGTGAGCGTGCGTGACACAGCGGTCTTGTGTGTGGTAGGACGACACGTACACAGAGAGCTACATCAGCACCATCGGTGTGGACTTCAAGATCAGGACCATCGAGTTGGACGGGAAGACCATCAAACTGCAGATTGTAAGAAGACAAGTGTGGTGTTGCTGTGGTGTTGTGTAACCTTGTGTGTCGCCAGTGGGACACCGCCGGTCAGGAGCGTTTCCGCACCATCACGTCCAGTTACTACCGAGGCGCTCACGGCATCATCGTGGTCTACGACGTGACCGACCAGGTGAGCGCACGGCGGCGAGTGAGTGACACGCCCACTTACTCCCAGGTGTCCCCCAGGAGTCCTTCAACAACGTCAAACAGTGGCTGCAGGAGATCGACCGCTACGCCAGCGAGAACGTCAACAAGCTGCTGGTGGGCAACAAGTGTGACCTGACCACCAAGAAGGTGGTGGACTACACCACAGCCAAGGTGAGACGCACAAACTCAATTGGCTCTTGAACAGGAATCTTCAATAAAAGAGTTGTTACGTTAAGAAACAAAggcaatatgaataatgggtcccAGCCTCTGCCAACATGCGCTCACACAGGAGTACCTCgagtgccctcacaaatgatcagaaatgacCAAAAAAAGCCTTAACTTTAACCACCAtattactacaaaaaaaaaacatttaaaggaaactgcactttattttggaaatgttgtctgtttatcatagttatattttttaatacaatctaactagtaaataaatgcgatcgatTCGGc
Protein-coding sequences here:
- the rab1aa gene encoding RAB1A, member RAS oncogene family a, with amino-acid sequence MNPEYDYLFKLLLIGDSGVGKSCLLLRFADDTYTESYISTIGVDFKIRTIELDGKTIKLQIWDTAGQERFRTITSSYYRGAHGIIVVYDVTDQESFNNVKQWLQEIDRYASENVNKLLVGNKCDLTTKKVVDYTTAKEFADSLGIPFLETSAKSATNVEQAFMTMAAEIKKRMGPGATAGAGEKSNVKIQSKPVNTSSGGCC